Proteins encoded together in one Manis pentadactyla isolate mManPen7 chromosome 6, mManPen7.hap1, whole genome shotgun sequence window:
- the BCL2 gene encoding apoptosis regulator Bcl-2 isoform X3, whose amino-acid sequence MAHAGRTGYDNREIVMKYIHYKLSQRGYEWEAGGAGAAPPGAASAPGVFSSQPGHTPAPARTSPPPPPAAAAAGPALIPVPPVVHLTLRQAGDDFSRRYRRDFAEMSSQLHLTPFTARGRFATVVEELFRDGVNWGRIVAFFEFGGVMCVESVNREMSPLVDNIALWMTEYLNRHLHTWIQDNGGWIT is encoded by the coding sequence ATGGCGCACGCCGGGAGAACAGGGTATGATAACCGGGAGATAGTGATGAAGTACATACACTATAAGCTGTCGCAGAGGGGCTACGAGTGGGAAGCCGGAGGTGCGGGCGCAGCGCCCCCCGGTGCCGCCTCCGCGCCGGGAGTCTTCTCCTCGCAGCCCGGACACACCCCTGCGCCCGCCAGGACCTCGCCCCCGCCGcccccggccgccgccgccgcggggcCTGCGCTCATCCCCGTGCCACCTGTGGTCCACCTGACCCTGCGCCAGGCCGGCGATGACTTCTCCCGGCGCTACCGCCGCGACTTCGCCGAGATGTCCAGCCAGCTGCACCTGACACCCTTCACCGCAAGGGGACGCTTTGCCACGGTGGTGGAAGAGCTCTTCAGGGATGGGGTGAACTGGGGGAGGATTGTGGCCTTCTTTGAGTTCGGTGGGGTCATGTGTGTGGAGAGCGTCAACCGGGAGATGTCGCCCCTGGTGGACAATATCGCCCTGTGGATGACTGAGTACCTGAACCGGCACCTGCACACCTGGATCCAGGATAACGGAGGCTGG